A stretch of Camelina sativa cultivar DH55 chromosome 18, Cs, whole genome shotgun sequence DNA encodes these proteins:
- the LOC104760142 gene encoding protein transport protein SEC16B homolog isoform X2, with protein MASASQFLLEDQTDEDFFDKLVDDAFSPTQAQASSSASDLKFDYGSDSDDTGAFSNLSIAKDPPVPDGVDTLNEGASSSLGIDDDPSSTALDPVQFVNRDDEIRSEVAEIPLSDTAKESKLVNEPGIPGVKELDWGSFDADLSVNDGRGFGSYSDFFTELDGTAGSLQGKAQGAVATGGNLVSNDTMNTRDGLDNSPGSDQHQGQVHHDSASGQYVDNSQSWENLYPGWKYDESTGQWYQVDGHDASINSHEGYENSTTSNWDNISANNLDVAYQRQSTTSAVAGTVENVSTWNQVSQVNNGYPEHMVFDSQYPGWYYDTIAQEWRSLDSYNQAFQTTGQANDQHVQNGSSLAAMYHTRESNVHDVYDKKQTLRTQEFDTQSQHGNWDQSYYANNQQTTNTWQSENAGNAEAAVTSASLSNFGGNQQVNNLYSTGSVAEQFKPNEIGVESFIPQHTNVASVTQNGPMSFSNDFYSRQNSVNNASQSFQNNQLFSPSAVRSSDGRPPHALVNFGFGGKLIVMKDDSGSLQSSSFGSQNGTGGSYISVLNLAEIITGSASYSSLGENSLSYFNCLDQQSIPGPLVGGNAGSKDLHKWLDEKILNCESSNMDFSRGKLLKMLLSLLRISCQYYGKLRSPFGTDASQKETDSAEAAVAKLFANAKKDGVQNGYGPISQCLQHLPPESQMQVIASEVQTLLASGRKMEALQCAQVGHLWGPALVIAAQLGQQFYVDTVKQMALRQLVPGSPLRTLCLLVAGQPAEVFSTGSTSDLSFPGSINVPPQPQFGSTSMLDSWEENLGIITANRTIDDELVITHLGDCMWKERGEIIAAHICYLIADKNFDPYSESARLCLVGADHWKYPRTYASPEAIQRTELYEYSKTLGNSQYTLIPFQPYKVIYAHMLAEVGKLSTALKYCQSVIKCLKTGRSPEVEMWKQFVSSLEERIRIHQQCGYTENLAPAKLVGKLLNFFDSRAHRAVGGMPPPAPHSTKGNLQGNEYQHQQQEATKLPYSQSVNTMSSLMPPASMEPIHESGGNGRRMAVHTRSVSEPDFGRTPIQDMAGSSKEKAVDGVKKLKSSGTVAGSRFSRMLESVGRVLARPSKEAKLGAENQFYYDDNLKRWVEKGVESPAEEAALPPPPTIGSFQNNSSGYENKSDVNTSNGNWSSGGPTPSDNSSGIPPISHGSNQFSARGRTGVRARYVDTFNQGRGNSQTMFQSPSVQTAKPPIPAKAKFFVPAAPASFSNDQVMDAAAVEARQEDNSADEVVASSRAPPPSQTMFQSPSPPPMMMQRHPSMDNIQRNGLGISVNGDHQPPASRRTASWSGNFNTSFTPPTSPSTFKPVLLNGSSSSLGEELQEVEL; from the exons ATGGCTTCGGCTTCTCAGTTCCTGCTGGAGGATCAAACGGATGAGGATTTCTTCGACAAGCTTGTTGATGATGCCTTTTCTCCCACCCAAGCTCAGGCTTCATCCTCTGCCTCAGACCTGAAATTCGACTACGGAAGTGACTCCGATGACACCGGAGCTTTTTCTAATCTCTCCATTGCCAAAGATCCTCCTGTGCCTGATGGAGTTGACACATTGAATGAGGGCGCAAGTAGTTCTCTGGGAATAGACGACGATCCTTCATCCACTGCCCTGGATCCTGTTCAATTTGTCAACAGAGACGATGAAATAAGATCAGAGGTAGCTGAGATTCCACTATCTGATACAGCAAAAGAAAGCAAGCTAGTTAATGAGCCCGGGATTCCTGGGGTTAAGGAGCTTGATTGGGGTTCGTTTGATGCCGATTTATCTGTTAATGACGGTCGTGGGTTTGGTTCATACTCTGATTTCTTCACTGAGTTGGATGGAACTGCAGGAAGTTTACAGGGAAAGGCACAAGGAGCTGTGGCCACCGGGGGAAACTTGGTATCCAATGATACGATGAACACAAGAGATGGTTTAGATAATTCCCCAGGTTCTGACCAACATCAGGGTCAAGTGCATCACGATTCTGCAAGTGGGCAGTACGTAGATAATAGTCAATCTTGGGAAAATCTCTACCCTGGATGGAAATATGATGAAAGTACTGGCCAATGGTATCAAGTTGATGGTCATGATGCAAGCATTAATTCACATGAGGGCTATGAAAACTCAACAACGAGTAACTGGGATAACATTTCTGCTAATAACTTGGATGTTGCTTATCAGAGACAGAGTACAACTTCCGCAGTGGCTGGCACAGTTGAGAATGTGTCTACTTGGAACCAGGTTTCACAAGTGAACAATGGGTATCCGGAACACATGGTCTTTGACTCCCAATATCCGGGATGGTACTATGACACAATTGCTCAAGAGTGGCGCTCTCTGGACAGCTACAACCAGGCTTTTCAAACTACTGGTCAAGCTAATGATCAGCATGTTCAGAATGGCAGTTCTCTTGCAGCTATGTACCATACTAGAGAGAGTAACGTACATGATGTTTACGATAAAAAGCAGACACTCAGAACGCAAGAATTTGATACCCAGAGCCAACATGGAAATTGGGATCAATCGTACTATGCCAACAATCAGCAGACTACAAACACTTGGCAATCAGAAAATGCAGGTAACGCTGAGGCGGCTGTAACTTCTGCATCATTATCAAACTTCGGAGGGAACCAGCAAGTAAATAATTTGTACAGTACAGGATCTGTGGCTGAACAGTTCAAGCCAAATGAGATTGGCGTTGAGAGCTTCATACCTCAGCATACGAATGTGGCTAGTGTCACGCAGAATGGACCTATGAGTTTCTCGAATGATTTCTATAGTAGACAGAATTCTGTAAATAATGCTTCACAATCATTCCAGAACAATCAGCTTTTCTCCCCAAGTGCAGTAAGATCATCTGATGGGCGTCCACCACATGCACTTGTCAATTTTGGATTTGGAGGAAAGCTTATTGTTATGAAGGATGACAGTGGTTCTCTCCAGAGTTCATCATTTGGAAGTCAG AATGGAACTGGAGGAAGCTATATCTCTGTCTTAAACTTGGCAGAAATTATTACTGGGAGTGCCTCTTATTCAAGTCTCGGGGAAAACTCTTTGAGCTACTTCAATTGTCTGGATCAACAATCTATTCCAGGTCCCTTGGTAGGAGGAAATGCTGGAAGTAAAGACTTACATAAGTGGCTTgatgagaaaattttgaattgtgaATCTTCCAACATGGATTTTTCAAGAGGGAAACTTTTAAAGATGCTCCTTTCTTTGCTAAGAATATCTTGTCAGTATTATGGGAAACTCCGGTCTCCTTTTGGTACTGATGCATCGCAAAAG GAAACGGACTCTGCTGAAGCTGCCGTAGCTAAACTTTTTGCAAATGCCAAGAAAGATGGTGTACAAAATGGTTATGGTCCTATTAGCCAATGCTTACAGCATTTACCACCTGAATCACAAATGCAA GTAATTGCTTCAGAGGTTCAGACTCTTCTGGCTTCTGGTAGGAAGATGGAGGCTCTCCAGTGTGCACAAGTAGGTCATTTATGGGGACCAGCACTTGTTATCGCGGCACAACTTGGGCAACAG TTCTATGTTGACACTGTGAAACAAATGGCCCTTCGTCAGCTGGTTCCCGGGTCACCTTTACGAACATTATGCCTGCTGGTTGCAGGGCAACCAGCTGAAGTTTTCTCAACTGGAAGTACAAGTGATCTCTCTTTTCCTGGTTCCATAAATGTGCCTCCACAACCTCAG TTTGGAAGTACTAGCATGCTTGACAGTTGGGAAGAAAACTTGGGTATAATAACTGCTAACAGAACAATAGATGATGAGCTTGTCATTACTCATCTTGGAGATTGCATGTGGAAAGAAAGGGGCGAG ATAATTGCGGCgcatatttgttatttaattgcGGATAAGAACTTTGATCCATACTCAGAAAGCGCCAGACTCTGCCTGGTTGGAGCGGATCACTGGAAATATCCTCGAACATATGCAAGTCCAGAGGCTATACAG AGAACAGAGTTATATGAATACTCTAAGACGCTGGGAAACTCTCAGTATACCCTGATACCGTTTCAGCCATATAAAGTCATATATGCCCATATGCTGGCTGAAGTTGGTAAACTCTCGACTGCACTGAA ATACTGTCAATCAGTAATAAAATGCCTCAAGACTGGGCGATCACCTGAAGTGGAAATGTGGAAACAGTTTGTTTCATCTCTTGAAGAGAGAATCCGTATTCACCAACAG TGCGGGTATACAGAGAATTTGGCCCCGGCAAAACTTGTTGGAAAACTGCTGAACTTTTTTGATAGTAGAGCACATCGTGCTGTTGGGGGTATGCCACCACCTGCACCACATTCAACCAAAGGAAACCTACAGGGAAATGAGTATCAACATCAACAGCAGGAAGCCACTAAGTTACCATATAGTCAATCAGTTAATACAATGTCATCACTGATGCCCCCTGCTTCAATGGAACCCATACATGAGTCGGGTGGGAATGGAAGGAGAATGGCAGTACATACTAGAAGTGTATCAGAGCCAGATTTTGGTAGAACGCCAATACAG GATATGGCTGGCTCCTCGAAAGAAAAGGCAGTTGACGGGGTGAAAAAGTTGAAATCCTCTGGGACTGTGGCAGGTTCGCGGTTTAGTCGCATGCTGGAAAGTGTAGGGAGGGTCTTAGCTCGGCCATCCAAAGAG GCAAAATTGGGGGCAGAAAATCAATTCTACTATGACGATAATCTAAAGAGATGGGTGGAAAAAGGTGTGGAATCCCCAGCTGAGGAAGCTGCACTGCCTCCTCCTCCTACAATAGGCTCATTCCAAAACAACTCGTCGGGTTATGAAAACAAATCTGACGTGAATACATCTAATGGGAACTGGAGCTCTGGCGGCCCAACTCCATCAGATAATTCTTCCGGAATCCCACCAATCTCACACGGTTCGAATCAATTCTCAGCTCGTGGGCGTACGGGTGTGCGAGCAAG ATATGTTGACACCTTCAATCAAGGCCGTGGAAACTCTCAGACCATGTTTCAGTCACCTTCCGTACAAACTGCAAAACCACCAATCCCCGCAAAAGCAAAATTCTTTGTTCCAGCAGCACCTGCATCGTTTTCAAACGACCAGGTGATGGACGCGGCTGCTGTTGAAGCCAGACAGGAGGACAACTCGGCAGATGAAGTAGTAGCCTCCTCAAGGGCTCCACCACCA TCTCAGACCATGTTTCAGTCACCTT CTCCACCACCAATGATGATGCAGAGACATCCAAGTATGGATAACATCCAAAGAAATGGATTGGGAATAAGTGTCAACGGGGATCATCAGCCTCCGGCTTCCAGAAGAACAGCCTCATGGAGTGGAAACTTCAACACTTCGTTTACGCCTCCGACTAGTCCATCAACCTTCAAACCAGTCCTACTCAACGGTAGCAGCAGCAGCTTAGGAGAGGAGCTTCAGGAAGTGGAACTCTAA
- the LOC104760142 gene encoding protein transport protein SEC16B homolog isoform X1: MASASQFLLEDQTDEDFFDKLVDDAFSPTQAQASSSASDLKFDYGSDSDDTGAFSNLSIAKDPPVPDGVDTLNEGASSSLGIDDDPSSTALDPVQFVNRDDEIRSEVAEIPLSDTAKESKLVNEPGIPGVKELDWGSFDADLSVNDGRGFGSYSDFFTELDGTAGSLQGKAQGAVATGGNLVSNDTMNTRDGLDNSPGSDQHQGQVHHDSASGQYVDNSQSWENLYPGWKYDESTGQWYQVDGHDASINSHEGYENSTTSNWDNISANNLDVAYQRQSTTSAVAGTVENVSTWNQVSQVNNGYPEHMVFDSQYPGWYYDTIAQEWRSLDSYNQAFQTTGQANDQHVQNGSSLAAMYHTRESNVHDVYDKKQTLRTQEFDTQSQHGNWDQSYYANNQQTTNTWQSENAGNAEAAVTSASLSNFGGNQQVNNLYSTGSVAEQFKPNEIGVESFIPQHTNVASVTQNGPMSFSNDFYSRQNSVNNASQSFQNNQLFSPSAVRSSDGRPPHALVNFGFGGKLIVMKDDSGSLQSSSFGSQNGTGGSYISVLNLAEIITGSASYSSLGENSLSYFNCLDQQSIPGPLVGGNAGSKDLHKWLDEKILNCESSNMDFSRGKLLKMLLSLLRISCQYYGKLRSPFGTDASQKETDSAEAAVAKLFANAKKDGVQNGYGPISQCLQHLPPESQMQVIASEVQTLLASGRKMEALQCAQVGHLWGPALVIAAQLGQQFYVDTVKQMALRQLVPGSPLRTLCLLVAGQPAEVFSTGSTSDLSFPGSINVPPQPQFGSTSMLDSWEENLGIITANRTIDDELVITHLGDCMWKERGEIIAAHICYLIADKNFDPYSESARLCLVGADHWKYPRTYASPEAIQRTELYEYSKTLGNSQYTLIPFQPYKVIYAHMLAEVGKLSTALKYCQSVIKCLKTGRSPEVEMWKQFVSSLEERIRIHQQCGYTENLAPAKLVGKLLNFFDSRAHRAVGGMPPPAPHSTKGNLQGNEYQHQQQEATKLPYSQSVNTMSSLMPPASMEPIHESGGNGRRMAVHTRSVSEPDFGRTPIQDMAGSSKEKAVDGVKKLKSSGTVAGSRFSRMLESVGRVLARPSKEAKLGAENQFYYDDNLKRWVEKGVESPAEEAALPPPPTIGSFQNNSSGYENKSDVNTSNGNWSSGGPTPSDNSSGIPPISHGSNQFSARGRTGVRARYVDTFNQGRGNSQTMFQSPSVQTAKPPIPAKAKFFVPAAPASFSNDQVMDAAAVEARQEDNSADEVVASSRAPPPMMMQRHPSMDNIQRNGLGISVNGDHQPPASRRTASWSGNFNTSFTPPTSPSTFKPVLLNGSSSSLGEELQEVEL; this comes from the exons ATGGCTTCGGCTTCTCAGTTCCTGCTGGAGGATCAAACGGATGAGGATTTCTTCGACAAGCTTGTTGATGATGCCTTTTCTCCCACCCAAGCTCAGGCTTCATCCTCTGCCTCAGACCTGAAATTCGACTACGGAAGTGACTCCGATGACACCGGAGCTTTTTCTAATCTCTCCATTGCCAAAGATCCTCCTGTGCCTGATGGAGTTGACACATTGAATGAGGGCGCAAGTAGTTCTCTGGGAATAGACGACGATCCTTCATCCACTGCCCTGGATCCTGTTCAATTTGTCAACAGAGACGATGAAATAAGATCAGAGGTAGCTGAGATTCCACTATCTGATACAGCAAAAGAAAGCAAGCTAGTTAATGAGCCCGGGATTCCTGGGGTTAAGGAGCTTGATTGGGGTTCGTTTGATGCCGATTTATCTGTTAATGACGGTCGTGGGTTTGGTTCATACTCTGATTTCTTCACTGAGTTGGATGGAACTGCAGGAAGTTTACAGGGAAAGGCACAAGGAGCTGTGGCCACCGGGGGAAACTTGGTATCCAATGATACGATGAACACAAGAGATGGTTTAGATAATTCCCCAGGTTCTGACCAACATCAGGGTCAAGTGCATCACGATTCTGCAAGTGGGCAGTACGTAGATAATAGTCAATCTTGGGAAAATCTCTACCCTGGATGGAAATATGATGAAAGTACTGGCCAATGGTATCAAGTTGATGGTCATGATGCAAGCATTAATTCACATGAGGGCTATGAAAACTCAACAACGAGTAACTGGGATAACATTTCTGCTAATAACTTGGATGTTGCTTATCAGAGACAGAGTACAACTTCCGCAGTGGCTGGCACAGTTGAGAATGTGTCTACTTGGAACCAGGTTTCACAAGTGAACAATGGGTATCCGGAACACATGGTCTTTGACTCCCAATATCCGGGATGGTACTATGACACAATTGCTCAAGAGTGGCGCTCTCTGGACAGCTACAACCAGGCTTTTCAAACTACTGGTCAAGCTAATGATCAGCATGTTCAGAATGGCAGTTCTCTTGCAGCTATGTACCATACTAGAGAGAGTAACGTACATGATGTTTACGATAAAAAGCAGACACTCAGAACGCAAGAATTTGATACCCAGAGCCAACATGGAAATTGGGATCAATCGTACTATGCCAACAATCAGCAGACTACAAACACTTGGCAATCAGAAAATGCAGGTAACGCTGAGGCGGCTGTAACTTCTGCATCATTATCAAACTTCGGAGGGAACCAGCAAGTAAATAATTTGTACAGTACAGGATCTGTGGCTGAACAGTTCAAGCCAAATGAGATTGGCGTTGAGAGCTTCATACCTCAGCATACGAATGTGGCTAGTGTCACGCAGAATGGACCTATGAGTTTCTCGAATGATTTCTATAGTAGACAGAATTCTGTAAATAATGCTTCACAATCATTCCAGAACAATCAGCTTTTCTCCCCAAGTGCAGTAAGATCATCTGATGGGCGTCCACCACATGCACTTGTCAATTTTGGATTTGGAGGAAAGCTTATTGTTATGAAGGATGACAGTGGTTCTCTCCAGAGTTCATCATTTGGAAGTCAG AATGGAACTGGAGGAAGCTATATCTCTGTCTTAAACTTGGCAGAAATTATTACTGGGAGTGCCTCTTATTCAAGTCTCGGGGAAAACTCTTTGAGCTACTTCAATTGTCTGGATCAACAATCTATTCCAGGTCCCTTGGTAGGAGGAAATGCTGGAAGTAAAGACTTACATAAGTGGCTTgatgagaaaattttgaattgtgaATCTTCCAACATGGATTTTTCAAGAGGGAAACTTTTAAAGATGCTCCTTTCTTTGCTAAGAATATCTTGTCAGTATTATGGGAAACTCCGGTCTCCTTTTGGTACTGATGCATCGCAAAAG GAAACGGACTCTGCTGAAGCTGCCGTAGCTAAACTTTTTGCAAATGCCAAGAAAGATGGTGTACAAAATGGTTATGGTCCTATTAGCCAATGCTTACAGCATTTACCACCTGAATCACAAATGCAA GTAATTGCTTCAGAGGTTCAGACTCTTCTGGCTTCTGGTAGGAAGATGGAGGCTCTCCAGTGTGCACAAGTAGGTCATTTATGGGGACCAGCACTTGTTATCGCGGCACAACTTGGGCAACAG TTCTATGTTGACACTGTGAAACAAATGGCCCTTCGTCAGCTGGTTCCCGGGTCACCTTTACGAACATTATGCCTGCTGGTTGCAGGGCAACCAGCTGAAGTTTTCTCAACTGGAAGTACAAGTGATCTCTCTTTTCCTGGTTCCATAAATGTGCCTCCACAACCTCAG TTTGGAAGTACTAGCATGCTTGACAGTTGGGAAGAAAACTTGGGTATAATAACTGCTAACAGAACAATAGATGATGAGCTTGTCATTACTCATCTTGGAGATTGCATGTGGAAAGAAAGGGGCGAG ATAATTGCGGCgcatatttgttatttaattgcGGATAAGAACTTTGATCCATACTCAGAAAGCGCCAGACTCTGCCTGGTTGGAGCGGATCACTGGAAATATCCTCGAACATATGCAAGTCCAGAGGCTATACAG AGAACAGAGTTATATGAATACTCTAAGACGCTGGGAAACTCTCAGTATACCCTGATACCGTTTCAGCCATATAAAGTCATATATGCCCATATGCTGGCTGAAGTTGGTAAACTCTCGACTGCACTGAA ATACTGTCAATCAGTAATAAAATGCCTCAAGACTGGGCGATCACCTGAAGTGGAAATGTGGAAACAGTTTGTTTCATCTCTTGAAGAGAGAATCCGTATTCACCAACAG TGCGGGTATACAGAGAATTTGGCCCCGGCAAAACTTGTTGGAAAACTGCTGAACTTTTTTGATAGTAGAGCACATCGTGCTGTTGGGGGTATGCCACCACCTGCACCACATTCAACCAAAGGAAACCTACAGGGAAATGAGTATCAACATCAACAGCAGGAAGCCACTAAGTTACCATATAGTCAATCAGTTAATACAATGTCATCACTGATGCCCCCTGCTTCAATGGAACCCATACATGAGTCGGGTGGGAATGGAAGGAGAATGGCAGTACATACTAGAAGTGTATCAGAGCCAGATTTTGGTAGAACGCCAATACAG GATATGGCTGGCTCCTCGAAAGAAAAGGCAGTTGACGGGGTGAAAAAGTTGAAATCCTCTGGGACTGTGGCAGGTTCGCGGTTTAGTCGCATGCTGGAAAGTGTAGGGAGGGTCTTAGCTCGGCCATCCAAAGAG GCAAAATTGGGGGCAGAAAATCAATTCTACTATGACGATAATCTAAAGAGATGGGTGGAAAAAGGTGTGGAATCCCCAGCTGAGGAAGCTGCACTGCCTCCTCCTCCTACAATAGGCTCATTCCAAAACAACTCGTCGGGTTATGAAAACAAATCTGACGTGAATACATCTAATGGGAACTGGAGCTCTGGCGGCCCAACTCCATCAGATAATTCTTCCGGAATCCCACCAATCTCACACGGTTCGAATCAATTCTCAGCTCGTGGGCGTACGGGTGTGCGAGCAAG ATATGTTGACACCTTCAATCAAGGCCGTGGAAACTCTCAGACCATGTTTCAGTCACCTTCCGTACAAACTGCAAAACCACCAATCCCCGCAAAAGCAAAATTCTTTGTTCCAGCAGCACCTGCATCGTTTTCAAACGACCAGGTGATGGACGCGGCTGCTGTTGAAGCCAGACAGGAGGACAACTCGGCAGATGAAGTAGTAGCCTCCTCAAGGGCTCCACCACCAATGATGATGCAGAGACATCCAAGTATGGATAACATCCAAAGAAATGGATTGGGAATAAGTGTCAACGGGGATCATCAGCCTCCGGCTTCCAGAAGAACAGCCTCATGGAGTGGAAACTTCAACACTTCGTTTACGCCTCCGACTAGTCCATCAACCTTCAAACCAGTCCTACTCAACGGTAGCAGCAGCAGCTTAGGAGAGGAGCTTCAGGAAGTGGAACTCTAA